The genomic segment CTACAAACACTATAAATTACGTCAGTTATTATATAAAATTTATGAAATAAGTCAACTTAAATTTAATTTATTACCGATATATTTTAGAGGGTTCATTGATCTGCCGTATTTTCTAACTTCAAAATGAAGATGCGGTCCCGTAGAATTTCCGGTTGAACCAACTTTCCCAATAATTTGTCCCATTTTAACATATTGACCTTTTTTTACAAGAAATGAATTAAGATGCCCGTATTTTGTGGAAAATCCGTCTCTATGCGAAATAATTATTGTTTTGCCATAACCGGATTTGTAACCAACAAATATTATTTTACCGTCATTTGACGCTCTGATAGGCGCTCTAAAATAATTTGCTAAATCCAGCCCTTCATGGAACCTTCTGTCTTTAAAAATCGGATGTCTTCTTAACCCGAACCTGCTTGTAATACGACATCCCGTAAGCGGCCATAAAAATTCAGAAAAATGAATTTTTACCCCGGGTATGAATATTTTTTCGCCATTAACTAATTCATCATCGTCTTCCATGTCATTTGCAATCAAAATCACTTCCGTATTAACGTTGTATTTTTTAGAAATCGTTTCTACTGTTTCTCCGTTTTTAACGGTATGAATGTGCCCTTTTTTATTTATAACCAGAATCTGCTGATCCGGTTTTAAAATAACCGATTCAAGATTATTTATACCCCTGATTGTTGAAACATCTGTACCATATTTCAGTGCTATCTGTTTAATATCTTCACCCTTTGTAACAGTATGATTTAAAATAACAAGTTCATCAAGTGTTTTAATGTACTCGTAATCGGGTGACGTTTCTTTTAAGTTTGCAACTGAAAGTTCCTCATAAGTGGGTTTTCTAAGTGTAGCGGTTAAATTTAAAGTAACGGCAAAAGATATGATTAAACCGACTAATAATATTTTATGCAATAATTTTATCATTTTGTGCCTACTGAGATAACTCCATTGATTTCAAAAAATCTTTATTGGATTTTGTTGTTGATATTTTTTCAATCAAAAGTTCCATAACTTCAACCGATGACATCGGGGTCAGGACTTTCCTTAAAATCCATACTTTATTCAATACGTCAGCTGAAAGCAATAGTTCTTCTTTTCTTGTACCCGATTTATTAATATCAATTGCAGGGAAAATTCTCCTGTCTGCAAGTTTTCTGTCAAGATGTATTTCCATATTGCCGGTACCTTTGAATTCTTCAAAAATAACATCGTCCATTTTACTTCCGGTATCAACCAAAGCAGTGGCTATTATTGTAAGAGAACCGCCCTCTTCTATATTTCTTGCTGCGCCAAAAAACCTTTTTGGACGCTGAAGAGCGTTTGAATCAAGTCCGCCTGAAAGCACTCTTCCGGAAGAAGGCTGGGTGATATTATAAGCACGGGCTAAACGTGTGATTGAATCCAAAAGAATTACAACATCTTTTTTGTGTTCTACAAGCCGTTTTGCCTTTTCTATAACCATTTCTGAAACCTGAATATGCCTTTCAGCTGACTCATCAAAAGTTGAGGAAATTACCTCGCCTTTTACAGAACGCTGCATATCGGTAACTTCTTCCGGTCTTTCATCAATCAAAAGAATTATCAAGTGAACTTCCGGATGATTGGTAGATATGGAATTGGCGATTTTTTGAAGTATCATCGTTTTTCCTGCTCTTGGCGGAGAAACGATAAGACCGCGCTGCCCTTTGCCGATAGGTGTAAGTAAATCCATTATCCGCATCGTTAATTCATCTTTTCTTGTTTCAAGATTGACTTTACCCTGAGGATAAAGCGGAGTTAAATTATCAAACAAAATCCGTTCTCTGATTTTTTCCGGATCTTCACCATTAACTGCCTGAACTTTTAATAATGCCAAAAATCTCTCGTTTTCTTTCGGCGGCCGCACTTCCCCGGAAACTGTATCACCTTTACGCAGTGCAAATTTCTTTATTTGTGACGGTGATATATAAATGTCCTCGGGACCCGGAAGATAATTTGAGTTAGGCGAACGCAGAAATCCAAACCCATCCGGCAGCACTTCCAAAACACCTTCGTCAAACATAAGACCGTTCTGGGTTATTTGTCCCTGTAAAATCTTAAATACAAGTTCCTGCTTTTTCAATCCGGCAATATCATCAAGTTTCAACTGTTTTGCCAAATCTGTCAGTTCTACAATACTCTTTTTTGATAATGCAGAAATATCTGTTTTATTGGTCTGCTCCACTTTACTCTCCGTTTTCTTTGACAATGCCGGAATGTCTGTTTTGCCGTTCTGTTCCACTTTAACCTCCGTTTTCTTTGATACTGCAGGAATGTCTGTTTTGTTGTTCTGCTCCACTTTGTCCTCCGTTTTCACTTGAAATGAAAAAATGAAATCAAAATTTTACTGTTATTATTTATTTTTGGGAAAAGAATCGGAATATTAAAGCGATTAAATCCGTTTAATTAGGATGGCACTCCATATAAAATTTTTAATTTTTAATATAACTTTTTTTTTGGATTTTCATATTGAAAGGATTTTTCTAAAAGATGTGTTTTTCAACTGTGTTAATATATTACAAAATATAAATTATTTTGTCAAGTAAAATAATAATTCTCTAAAATATTTAAAATGTTAAAAAATAGTCAACTGATTCCAACTTAATCCTTTAGAGACAGTGTGTATTTCTTAATCATTTTAAAAGGATGGTAGGATTCTTTTGCTTTTCTTAAACCGGGAACACCTAAATCCTGTTCACGATTGATATATTTGTAACCTGATGCCTCACTTTCACAAAACATCTGGTTAATAGCCTGATAGATACCGATAAAATTACTGTTAGCTTTTTCAATATGAACAACAAAAGTTTCTGAATTCAGTGCTTCACCCATACTGACTGCTATAATTTTGGCATCAATCTCGATTATCCCGCTTTTAATATTCAGATATTCGAAATTTTCAAGCATATATTTTATTGCTTTTCTCTCTTTAGACAAACCGTCTTTATGCTGACAATCTTTTAATAAACACCACTCATCCATAAAAGAAATACATTTCTTTATATCGTTATTTGTCAGTTTTTTATAGGTAAATGGGTAACTATTTTTAAATCTTCTAATGAAATTTCTTTTGCTGTCAAAACCTTTCCCTTTTAGTTCAGTAAGATCTTTGGTAAGATATACGTAATCAAAATCGTTACGGTCTTCCTTAATTATAAATTGAGTAGTCCCCCGAAACAATGTTATCGTATCTTCGGGAAGAGCTGTAAATTTTATGATATTATTTTTTGGTTGAAGTGAAAAACATTTTAGAATAATGTCTTTTTTT from the Elusimicrobiota bacterium genome contains:
- a CDS encoding M23 family metallopeptidase; the encoded protein is MIKLLHKILLVGLIISFAVTLNLTATLRKPTYEELSVANLKETSPDYEYIKTLDELVILNHTVTKGEDIKQIALKYGTDVSTIRGINNLESVILKPDQQILVINKKGHIHTVKNGETVETISKKYNVNTEVILIANDMEDDDELVNGEKIFIPGVKIHFSEFLWPLTGCRITSRFGLRRHPIFKDRRFHEGLDLANYFRAPIRASNDGKIIFVGYKSGYGKTIIISHRDGFSTKYGHLNSFLVKKGQYVKMGQIIGKVGSTGNSTGPHLHFEVRKYGRSMNPLKYIGNKLNLS
- the rho gene encoding transcription termination factor Rho — encoded protein: MEQTNKTDISALSKKSIVELTDLAKQLKLDDIAGLKKQELVFKILQGQITQNGLMFDEGVLEVLPDGFGFLRSPNSNYLPGPEDIYISPSQIKKFALRKGDTVSGEVRPPKENERFLALLKVQAVNGEDPEKIRERILFDNLTPLYPQGKVNLETRKDELTMRIMDLLTPIGKGQRGLIVSPPRAGKTMILQKIANSISTNHPEVHLIILLIDERPEEVTDMQRSVKGEVISSTFDESAERHIQVSEMVIEKAKRLVEHKKDVVILLDSITRLARAYNITQPSSGRVLSGGLDSNALQRPKRFFGAARNIEEGGSLTIIATALVDTGSKMDDVIFEEFKGTGNMEIHLDRKLADRRIFPAIDINKSGTRKEELLLSADVLNKVWILRKVLTPMSSVEVMELLIEKISTTKSNKDFLKSMELSQ
- a CDS encoding phosphatidylglycerol lysyltransferase domain-containing protein; translation: MNPIPEYPKKRFIELEDKPLFDNLFKKYPPVISEFSFVTLFAWRCSYQFAVSTLEDYIIISFIENDVLKILDPIGETNSKKKDIILKCFSLQPKNNIIKFTALPEDTITLFRGTTQFIIKEDRNDFDYVYLTKDLTELKGKGFDSKRNFIRRFKNSYPFTYKKLTNNDIKKCISFMDEWCLLKDCQHKDGLSKERKAIKYMLENFEYLNIKSGIIEIDAKIIAVSMGEALNSETFVVHIEKANSNFIGIYQAINQMFCESEASGYKYINREQDLGVPGLRKAKESYHPFKMIKKYTLSLKD